A stretch of Plesiomonas shigelloides DNA encodes these proteins:
- the gstA gene encoding glutathione transferase GstA: MKLFYTPGACSLSPHIVLNELGLAHTLEKVDLKTKQTEHGSDFRLINPKGQVPTLQLDDGSILTEGVAIVQYLADQCPEAGLQPAPGTRAHYHLLEVLNFIATELHKGWGGLFNPAMPADYRQQVLQRIAGQLEGLNQQLTDAPYACGDAFSIADAYLFTILGWAKWLHIELTPYPQVQAYLSRIQARPAVQATLQAEGLL, translated from the coding sequence ATGAAACTGTTTTACACCCCGGGGGCCTGCTCGCTCTCTCCACATATCGTGCTTAACGAGTTAGGTTTGGCCCACACCCTAGAAAAAGTGGACCTGAAAACCAAGCAAACCGAACACGGCAGCGATTTTCGCCTCATCAACCCCAAAGGACAGGTGCCGACCCTACAGCTGGATGACGGCAGCATCTTGACCGAAGGGGTGGCGATTGTGCAGTACTTAGCCGATCAATGCCCAGAGGCCGGATTGCAGCCCGCGCCCGGCACCCGTGCTCACTACCATCTACTGGAAGTGCTGAACTTTATCGCCACCGAGCTGCATAAAGGCTGGGGCGGCCTATTTAACCCCGCCATGCCGGCAGATTATCGCCAGCAGGTCTTACAGCGGATCGCCGGTCAGCTTGAGGGCCTCAATCAGCAACTGACTGACGCCCCGTACGCGTGTGGCGATGCCTTTAGCATTGCCGACGCCTACCTGTTCACCATTTTGGGCTGGGCCAAGTGGCTGCATATCGAGCTCACGCCCTACCCGCAAGTACAAGCGTACTTAAGCCGTATTCAGGCGCGCCCTGCAGTACAAGCCACCTTACAGGCGGAAGGCTTGTTGTAA
- a CDS encoding GGDEF domain-containing protein, which produces MNDKKRLLWLSYSFVLISLLVTLFFFLHAQSRYLQYKTLLLNEINAVFLDSYAQLRNLYVAYNNVPFLPANELLMRNKQFAYIKFIPLPNADLQTLRAPDIFANLQQIKQNLDFITHNHLATLGLIQQGRGYVIVTPYRPYHDMLFSRQADQALQQVTRIDPLWQQRSYDADDFRGCRVYITAPYRENYSGLQLVSMLMPLYTEGKLQAVAIADIRAMIFRHIVASFNQQHDTQFFLNDAHTPDSFLIPCSQQRINIAYSKLSLLSASELLIAVLAASALVLLLAWVLRVKNKIYRDELTGLHNRYYVNDHLRRLPSGFSVLVLDVDNFKQINDRHGHAIGDQVLQTIAQVLQNLTRDDDIVARWGGEEFLLLLMTDREDTVRHRAELIRRTIADESALTGLPVTVSIGVCIARAQAFETAFKLADDCLYESKRNGKNQVTVSHLF; this is translated from the coding sequence ATGAACGATAAAAAACGCCTGCTCTGGTTGAGCTACAGTTTTGTACTGATCAGCCTGCTGGTCACGCTATTCTTTTTTTTGCATGCCCAGAGTCGCTATCTGCAGTACAAAACGTTACTGCTCAATGAAATCAACGCGGTGTTTCTCGACAGTTACGCCCAATTGCGTAACCTCTATGTGGCTTATAACAATGTGCCGTTCTTACCGGCCAATGAGCTACTCATGCGCAATAAGCAGTTTGCGTATATCAAATTTATCCCGTTACCGAATGCTGATCTGCAAACGTTACGGGCACCGGATATCTTTGCTAATTTGCAGCAAATTAAGCAAAACCTTGATTTCATCACCCATAACCATCTGGCAACGTTAGGATTAATTCAGCAAGGGCGCGGTTATGTCATTGTCACGCCTTATCGTCCGTATCACGATATGCTGTTTTCCCGCCAAGCCGATCAAGCCTTGCAACAGGTGACGCGAATTGATCCGTTGTGGCAGCAGCGGTCCTATGATGCTGATGATTTTCGCGGCTGTCGGGTGTATATCACTGCGCCTTATCGGGAGAATTACTCGGGGCTGCAATTGGTCAGTATGCTGATGCCACTGTATACCGAGGGTAAATTACAGGCGGTGGCGATTGCCGATATTCGGGCGATGATTTTCCGCCATATTGTGGCCAGCTTTAACCAGCAGCACGACACCCAATTTTTTCTCAATGATGCCCATACACCAGACAGTTTTTTGATCCCATGCTCGCAGCAGCGTATCAATATTGCTTACAGCAAGCTGTCGTTATTATCGGCCAGTGAATTGCTGATTGCTGTATTAGCGGCCAGTGCGTTGGTGCTGCTGCTGGCGTGGGTGCTACGGGTGAAAAACAAGATTTATCGCGATGAGCTGACGGGGCTGCATAATCGTTATTACGTTAACGATCACCTGCGCCGCTTGCCCAGTGGTTTTAGCGTGTTGGTGCTGGATGTGGACAACTTCAAGCAGATCAATGATCGACATGGGCATGCAATTGGCGATCAGGTATTGCAGACCATTGCGCAGGTGCTGCAAAACCTGACCCGCGATGACGATATTGTCGCGCGTTGGGGCGGCGAGGAGTTTTTACTGCTGCTGATGACCGATCGCGAAGATACGGTACGCCATCGTGCCGAATTGATCCGGCGCACCATTGCCGATGAGTCGGCGCTGACTGGCTTGCCGGTTACGGTGTCGATCGGGGTGTGTATCGCGCGGGCGCAGGCGTTTGAGACCGCCTTTAAACTGGCCGATGACTGCTTGTATGAGTCCAAGCGCAATGGAAAAAATCAGGTCACGGTCAGCCATTTGTTCTGA
- the rfbC gene encoding dTDP-4-dehydrorhamnose 3,5-epimerase: MQVKPGRLSGLFHIYPQVYRDERGYFLEVFEKRRYQTLLGITDEFVQDNRSYSAAGVIRGLHFQQHYPQGKLIRVVSGAVFDVAVDLRADSATFGQWESMVLSADDQAQLWIPPGFAHGFAVLSPQGAEVEYKCTGYYHAGDERCLRWDDPALQIPWPVETPILSEKDQQGLTLEALRACGCC, from the coding sequence ATGCAAGTTAAGCCCGGCCGATTATCCGGTCTATTTCATATCTATCCGCAGGTCTATCGCGATGAGCGCGGTTATTTTCTGGAAGTGTTCGAAAAGCGCCGTTATCAGACGTTACTGGGGATCACTGACGAATTTGTGCAGGATAATCGTTCCTATTCGGCGGCCGGTGTGATCCGTGGTCTGCATTTTCAACAGCACTATCCGCAGGGAAAATTGATCCGAGTAGTCAGTGGCGCAGTGTTTGATGTGGCGGTGGATCTGCGCGCTGATTCGGCAACCTTTGGCCAGTGGGAGAGCATGGTGCTGTCGGCCGATGATCAGGCGCAGCTTTGGATCCCGCCAGGCTTTGCGCATGGCTTTGCCGTACTTTCGCCGCAGGGCGCGGAAGTGGAATACAAATGCACGGGTTATTATCATGCTGGCGATGAGCGCTGTTTGCGCTGGGATGATCCGGCGCTACAGATCCCGTGGCCCGTTGAAACGCCAATCTTATCGGAAAAAGACCAACAGGGTCTGACGCTGGAGGCGTTACGCGCATGCGGGTGTTGCTGA
- the potE gene encoding putrescine-ornithine antiporter encodes MASSDDNKMGLMGLTVLVTVNMMGSGIIMLPANLAGTGGITMLSWLVTTVGALCIAYTYAKCGMFCHRDGGMSAYSQEAHGKSSFFIASYTYYICLVISAVAIAVSAVGYMKPFFPWLSESAVHAFWGVVGVLVLTMVANFWGPKYTGGISSVTVWGIIIPVVGLSIIGWFWFKPELFAAGWNPHHVGTMDGISSGIALTLWAFLGIETAGANSGAVRNPEKTVPLAVMLATVSVAIVYIASTTVIQGIVPNAELAKSSAPFGLVFSMMFTPFVGQVICALAIIACIGSLLAWQFTNAQVSWAAAQMKLFPSIFGKMNKYNAPIAGMLIMLVLELLLATMSISPNTVQQFNTLLNLSVFINMVPYVLSQTGLFVMLRKNHVSASQWKIGAVVGAFAAIYSIYGVYACGQTAVFYGSILTLLGYIFYGFIAANDVPSDYDVKQEKMERGYITYPFK; translated from the coding sequence ATGGCATCTTCAGATGATAACAAAATGGGGCTTATGGGCCTCACTGTGCTGGTAACAGTAAACATGATGGGCTCCGGTATTATCATGCTGCCGGCTAACCTCGCCGGTACAGGTGGTATTACCATGCTCTCCTGGCTGGTCACTACCGTGGGTGCGCTGTGTATCGCTTACACTTACGCAAAATGCGGTATGTTCTGTCACCGTGATGGCGGTATGTCTGCCTACTCACAAGAAGCGCACGGTAAGTCCTCCTTCTTCATCGCGTCTTATACCTATTATATTTGCTTGGTCATCAGTGCGGTGGCGATTGCCGTATCTGCGGTTGGCTACATGAAACCTTTCTTCCCATGGTTATCTGAATCTGCAGTACACGCTTTCTGGGGTGTCGTGGGCGTTCTGGTGTTGACCATGGTAGCTAACTTCTGGGGTCCTAAATACACCGGTGGTATTTCCAGCGTAACTGTATGGGGGATCATCATTCCTGTGGTGGGTCTGTCCATCATCGGTTGGTTCTGGTTCAAACCTGAACTGTTCGCCGCCGGCTGGAACCCACACCACGTTGGCACTATGGACGGGATCTCTTCCGGTATCGCTCTGACTCTGTGGGCCTTCTTGGGGATTGAAACTGCAGGTGCTAACTCCGGCGCCGTTCGTAACCCAGAAAAAACCGTACCACTGGCCGTTATGCTGGCGACCGTTTCCGTGGCTATCGTGTACATCGCGTCAACTACCGTAATTCAGGGTATCGTGCCTAACGCTGAACTGGCGAAATCCAGTGCGCCGTTCGGTCTGGTATTCAGCATGATGTTCACACCGTTTGTGGGCCAAGTGATTTGTGCTCTGGCCATCATCGCCTGTATCGGTTCTCTGCTGGCTTGGCAGTTCACTAACGCGCAAGTATCTTGGGCGGCAGCGCAAATGAAGCTGTTCCCAAGCATCTTCGGCAAAATGAACAAATACAACGCACCTATCGCCGGTATGCTGATCATGCTGGTGCTGGAGTTGCTGCTGGCAACCATGAGTATTTCTCCGAACACCGTACAACAGTTCAATACCCTGCTGAACCTGTCAGTGTTCATCAACATGGTGCCATACGTACTGTCTCAAACTGGTCTGTTTGTTATGCTGCGTAAAAACCACGTCAGTGCTAGCCAATGGAAGATTGGTGCCGTGGTGGGTGCTTTCGCTGCCATCTACAGTATCTACGGTGTGTACGCTTGTGGTCAGACTGCCGTGTTCTACGGCTCAATCCTGACTCTGCTGGGTTACATCTTCTACGGCTTCATCGCTGCGAATGACGTACCAAGCGATTACGATGTAAAACAAGAAAAAATGGAACGCGGTTATATTACTTACCCGTTCAAATAA
- the rfbD gene encoding dTDP-4-dehydrorhamnose reductase, which produces MRVLLTGKNGQLGQVLCAVAPAEWELLACDRQTLDITHPEQVQQCVRQWRPDLIINTAAFTQVDAAESAPHAAWQANVVGPAQLARAAGDVGATLLHFSTDYVFAGQNAASRALANDVVEVFNETDTPQPINYYGYSKWQGELQVLEILPQARVIRTAWLFSPCGRNFVRTMLHLALRQPVLRIVNDQRGCPTSALQLARFLPALTAPSLPGGIYHLAGSPAVSWFEFAEAIFRCALACGWPAARLPRIEPIASAAFAQAAPRPSSSILCSERSRAALCAQLPAEDAASLTLDWRLSLPEVVRTLLRSDPELQEVCASS; this is translated from the coding sequence ATGCGGGTGTTGCTGACCGGAAAAAATGGCCAGCTTGGGCAGGTACTTTGCGCTGTCGCTCCTGCTGAATGGGAGCTGTTGGCCTGCGATCGGCAAACGTTGGATATTACCCATCCTGAGCAAGTACAGCAGTGTGTCCGGCAGTGGCGACCGGATCTGATCATCAATACTGCCGCTTTTACGCAGGTGGATGCGGCCGAAAGTGCGCCGCATGCCGCGTGGCAGGCCAATGTGGTGGGACCGGCACAGTTGGCGCGTGCCGCAGGTGACGTTGGCGCGACTTTACTGCATTTTTCGACCGACTATGTGTTTGCTGGCCAAAACGCAGCAAGCCGCGCGCTGGCAAATGACGTGGTCGAGGTATTTAACGAAACCGACACCCCGCAGCCCATCAATTATTACGGTTACAGTAAATGGCAGGGTGAGCTGCAGGTGCTAGAGATCCTGCCGCAGGCTAGGGTTATTCGCACCGCGTGGTTATTCAGCCCATGTGGCCGTAATTTTGTGCGCACGATGCTGCATCTGGCGCTACGTCAGCCGGTTCTGCGCATCGTTAATGATCAACGAGGCTGTCCGACCAGCGCATTGCAGTTAGCCCGCTTTCTGCCCGCACTGACAGCGCCGTCTTTGCCGGGGGGGATTTATCATCTGGCCGGCTCGCCCGCGGTCAGTTGGTTTGAATTTGCCGAAGCAATTTTTCGTTGTGCGCTGGCATGTGGCTGGCCGGCTGCGCGTTTACCTCGAATTGAGCCCATTGCATCAGCTGCGTTTGCTCAAGCTGCGCCGAGGCCGTCCAGTAGCATATTGTGTAGCGAGCGCTCGCGGGCGGCGCTGTGTGCTCAATTACCGGCAGAGGACGCTGCCTCACTGACATTGGATTGGCGTTTGTCTCTGCCTGAGGTAGTACGCACCTTGCTGCGTAGCGATCCTGAACTGCAAGAGGTCTGTGCCTCGAGTTGA
- the aqpZ gene encoding aquaporin Z produces MKKPLTAEFFGTFWLVFGGCGSAILAATFPELGIGFLGVAFAFGLTVVTMAYAVGHISGGHFNPAVTIGLCAGGRFPASRVLPYVIVQIAGGIAAAAVLYVIASGKAGFDATTSGFAANGYGEHSPGGYTLAAAMTVEFVLTLFFLLVIHGSTDKRAPAGFAPLAIGLALTLIHLISVPVTNTSVNPARSIGVALFQGTWALEQLWVFCVIPVVGGIAGGVLYRLLLETPDGK; encoded by the coding sequence ATGAAAAAACCGTTAACGGCAGAGTTCTTCGGAACATTCTGGTTGGTTTTTGGGGGTTGTGGGAGCGCAATTTTGGCGGCCACGTTTCCCGAATTAGGAATAGGATTTTTGGGGGTGGCATTCGCGTTTGGTTTGACCGTCGTCACCATGGCTTATGCGGTGGGCCATATTTCTGGAGGCCATTTTAACCCCGCAGTGACGATCGGCCTGTGTGCCGGAGGGCGTTTTCCGGCCTCTCGGGTATTGCCGTATGTCATTGTGCAAATCGCAGGCGGGATAGCGGCTGCGGCGGTGCTGTATGTGATTGCTAGCGGTAAGGCCGGCTTTGATGCCACCACCAGTGGTTTTGCGGCCAATGGCTATGGTGAGCACTCCCCGGGTGGCTATACCTTAGCCGCCGCCATGACGGTAGAGTTTGTGCTGACGCTGTTTTTCCTGTTAGTGATCCACGGCTCCACTGATAAACGCGCACCGGCGGGATTTGCGCCATTGGCGATTGGCTTGGCGCTGACCTTGATCCACTTGATTAGCGTGCCGGTGACTAACACTTCGGTTAACCCTGCGCGCAGTATTGGCGTCGCGCTGTTTCAAGGAACATGGGCGCTGGAGCAGTTATGGGTCTTTTGCGTAATACCGGTAGTAGGTGGGATTGCCGGCGGCGTGCTGTACCGGCTCTTACTGGAAACGCCTGACGGGAAATAA
- a CDS encoding DEAD/DEAH box helicase, protein MSLLLHPLHIEVLCQLSASFSLPVAALAQRVESHFPWLPSSLLDDVLTALQQAELLECEGSESERHYLLSPNGGWALLRLLQRGELTLASLPSSNDPLMQAWQALLQAALTPAAALPLCDADSGYWLDMLADAEWLWAGIGYLPLKWIAPFARYALLRQIRTQCEPNFWQQAQAVLDTQGLTALYQGWTGCAFLCSAGTLPANHWLHRIARSAPAQRQLPSEQELPVDAVFSRLLAALLLPPERGTAALTQIQQQLRAVENWPAAHYCARLLAADVDSADRLLELQGEEPPRWGDLLLFALRAVQQGAGPDEQRRQRSAFAHIMRYPPRAPLIALTQALLRALAGEPATYSLFNSLFPDGLRRPAAPVPELSEPTLADEMATNSSADERVVWILAPKTKQLTARIQKRGKKGWTKGRQVSIYNLRLEAERLLDEDDLRVYRATNPQEHYFYRDVLVDEPLLQALSRHPRVLLPEGERLILLPLQPLVRLLPAQEGDGVRCLLNPRLAVEAGTLRQVAATVWQFYQLPAPLVPLLRSLQRTPSDLPPSAVASLQTLITRWPQQPWYSEHPQLQGNVQVSEWLPTPYLWLNWSGDTLEIQLTTQPEQEWPHPLPPGQGEAWIMDPQDHLHWLRRDLAAELAQAQVWQQLFATGQHNHGGSGEQPTRWRWQGAEAIAMLHTLQSCPERHSARLLWHKESPRAYRVDTDDLKLRVNDREQWFALDGELQLEELKLASLDQLLRHEPQAYITLDDGQILLLTARLQQQLATLRHLVAADQSFTQQLAFPLQQLLQQQAVPGDPHWQALTERWQQPVAIAPDLLAPLRAYQCEGVRWLAHLSEHGFGACLADDMGLGKTVQALTLLRLRRQQGPALVVVPKSVLHNWACEVQRFAPELVLHDVEQSEDRQQLIANAGAGEVIIISYGLLARCASWLSARDWATVILDEAQQIKNANTQRARSLFRLRAQARIALSGTPVENDLTELWSLFAFINPGLLGSKAQFMRQYASAVRDSDSLQRLRALVSPFILRRTKRQVLTELPEKTEITHSVSLSEQERALYEQARNQTLLELAAEPERGAGMTLLSGLTRLRQICCHPQLSFPDYQGSASKLEETLLLVAEALAGQHRVLIFSQFVGLLTLLRHELEARGLGYSYLDGRSSSTARQQAVADFKQGKHPLFLISLKAGGTGLNLTEADTVIHLDPWWNPAVEDQASDRAHRMGQTQPVTVYRLVAEDTIEEKIVALHAEKRELADKVLSGQSQVDKLDSELLYQLLTE, encoded by the coding sequence ATGTCTTTATTACTTCACCCTTTGCATATTGAAGTGCTGTGTCAGCTGTCGGCCAGTTTCAGTTTACCGGTCGCGGCGTTGGCCCAACGGGTGGAGTCGCATTTTCCCTGGCTGCCTTCATCGTTACTGGACGACGTGCTGACCGCCTTGCAGCAAGCCGAGCTGTTGGAGTGCGAAGGCAGCGAGTCAGAGCGCCACTATCTGTTAAGCCCGAACGGGGGTTGGGCGCTGCTGCGTTTATTGCAACGCGGTGAGCTGACTCTCGCGAGTTTACCCAGCAGTAACGATCCCTTGATGCAAGCGTGGCAGGCACTATTGCAGGCCGCACTTACCCCAGCGGCGGCATTGCCGTTATGTGATGCCGATAGCGGCTATTGGCTCGATATGCTGGCGGATGCCGAGTGGTTGTGGGCTGGGATTGGCTATCTTCCGCTTAAGTGGATCGCACCGTTTGCGCGTTATGCCTTGTTGCGCCAGATCCGCACCCAGTGTGAGCCGAATTTTTGGCAGCAGGCGCAAGCTGTGCTGGATACGCAGGGGTTAACGGCTTTGTATCAAGGCTGGACCGGCTGTGCGTTTTTATGTTCAGCCGGAACGTTACCGGCCAACCATTGGCTGCATCGCATTGCTCGCAGTGCGCCAGCCCAGCGTCAGTTGCCATCTGAGCAAGAGTTGCCGGTGGATGCGGTCTTTTCCCGTCTACTGGCGGCGCTATTGCTGCCACCAGAGCGCGGTACTGCCGCGTTGACCCAGATCCAGCAACAGCTGCGAGCGGTAGAAAATTGGCCGGCGGCACACTACTGCGCGCGCCTGTTGGCCGCCGATGTCGACAGTGCCGACCGTCTGCTGGAGCTGCAGGGAGAGGAGCCACCACGCTGGGGCGATCTGCTCTTGTTTGCGCTGCGCGCCGTGCAGCAAGGCGCAGGCCCTGATGAACAGCGGCGCCAGCGCAGCGCGTTTGCCCATATCATGCGTTATCCGCCGCGTGCCCCGCTGATTGCGTTAACTCAAGCTTTATTACGGGCACTGGCCGGTGAGCCGGCGACCTATTCACTCTTCAATTCACTGTTCCCAGACGGTTTACGTCGTCCGGCGGCGCCGGTGCCGGAGTTGTCTGAACCGACATTAGCGGACGAGATGGCTACCAACAGCAGCGCCGATGAGCGGGTGGTGTGGATCTTAGCGCCGAAAACCAAGCAGCTGACTGCGCGCATTCAAAAACGTGGCAAGAAGGGCTGGACCAAAGGGCGGCAGGTCAGCATTTACAATCTGCGTTTAGAAGCCGAGCGTTTGCTGGACGAAGACGACCTGCGCGTCTATCGCGCGACTAACCCGCAAGAGCACTATTTTTATCGTGATGTGCTGGTGGATGAGCCGCTGCTGCAAGCGCTGAGCCGGCATCCTCGGGTCTTATTGCCGGAGGGCGAGCGCCTGATTTTGTTGCCGCTGCAGCCTTTGGTGCGTTTGTTACCCGCGCAAGAAGGCGACGGCGTGCGTTGCCTGCTCAATCCGCGTTTGGCGGTGGAAGCCGGGACATTGCGCCAAGTGGCGGCCACGGTCTGGCAGTTTTATCAGTTGCCGGCGCCTTTAGTGCCGTTGTTGCGCTCATTGCAGCGCACCCCGAGTGATTTACCGCCGAGCGCGGTGGCATCCTTGCAGACATTGATAACCCGCTGGCCGCAGCAACCGTGGTACAGCGAGCATCCGCAATTACAGGGCAATGTGCAGGTCTCCGAGTGGTTGCCGACCCCGTATCTGTGGCTGAACTGGAGCGGCGATACGCTGGAAATCCAGCTGACCACCCAGCCAGAGCAAGAGTGGCCGCATCCGCTCCCGCCTGGGCAAGGTGAAGCGTGGATCATGGATCCGCAAGATCATCTGCATTGGCTACGTCGTGATCTGGCGGCCGAACTGGCGCAAGCGCAGGTTTGGCAGCAGTTGTTCGCGACCGGTCAGCATAACCATGGTGGCAGTGGTGAGCAGCCAACGCGTTGGCGCTGGCAAGGAGCCGAAGCGATTGCCATGCTGCACACCTTGCAGTCATGCCCAGAGCGGCACAGTGCGCGTTTGCTGTGGCACAAGGAAAGTCCACGTGCCTATCGGGTCGATACCGACGATCTTAAGTTACGGGTCAATGACCGTGAGCAGTGGTTTGCCCTCGACGGTGAGCTGCAACTGGAAGAGCTGAAACTGGCCTCACTGGATCAGCTACTGCGTCATGAGCCGCAAGCCTATATCACCTTGGATGACGGGCAAATTTTGTTGCTGACTGCTCGTTTGCAGCAGCAGCTGGCAACTTTGCGCCATTTGGTGGCGGCAGATCAAAGCTTTACCCAGCAACTGGCCTTCCCGTTGCAGCAGTTACTGCAGCAACAAGCGGTGCCGGGCGATCCGCACTGGCAGGCGTTGACCGAACGCTGGCAGCAGCCGGTGGCGATTGCACCAGACTTATTAGCGCCGCTGCGCGCCTATCAATGCGAAGGGGTACGCTGGTTGGCGCACCTGAGCGAACATGGGTTTGGCGCTTGTCTGGCCGATGACATGGGCCTTGGTAAAACCGTGCAGGCGCTAACGTTGCTGCGTTTACGGCGGCAACAAGGTCCAGCGCTGGTGGTGGTGCCGAAATCGGTCTTGCACAACTGGGCCTGCGAAGTGCAGCGCTTCGCCCCTGAGTTGGTGTTGCATGATGTGGAGCAAAGCGAAGATCGCCAGCAGCTTATTGCCAACGCGGGCGCTGGGGAAGTGATTATCATCAGTTATGGCTTGCTGGCGCGTTGTGCCAGTTGGCTCAGTGCGCGTGATTGGGCCACCGTGATTCTGGATGAAGCCCAGCAGATTAAAAACGCCAACACCCAGCGTGCACGCTCGCTGTTCCGTTTGCGCGCGCAGGCGCGGATTGCCCTCAGTGGCACGCCGGTGGAAAACGACTTAACCGAGCTGTGGAGCCTGTTCGCCTTTATTAACCCAGGGCTACTCGGCAGCAAAGCGCAGTTTATGCGCCAATATGCCTCGGCCGTGCGTGACAGCGATAGCTTGCAACGTCTGCGCGCGCTGGTCTCGCCGTTTATTTTACGCCGCACTAAGCGTCAGGTGCTGACTGAACTGCCGGAGAAAACCGAAATCACCCACAGCGTAAGCTTAAGTGAGCAAGAGCGGGCGCTGTATGAACAGGCGCGTAATCAGACCTTACTGGAGCTGGCGGCAGAGCCTGAGCGTGGCGCGGGGATGACCTTGCTTTCTGGGCTGACGCGTTTGCGACAAATTTGCTGCCATCCGCAACTGTCATTCCCTGATTATCAAGGCAGTGCCAGTAAGCTGGAGGAAACCCTGTTGCTGGTGGCGGAAGCGCTGGCCGGCCAGCATCGGGTCCTGATTTTCAGCCAGTTCGTTGGGTTGTTGACGTTACTGCGCCATGAATTAGAGGCGCGTGGCTTGGGGTACAGTTATCTGGATGGGCGCAGTTCATCCACCGCTCGTCAGCAAGCGGTGGCCGATTTCAAACAAGGGAAGCACCCGTTATTCCTGATCAGCTTGAAAGCTGGCGGTACCGGTTTGAACCTGACCGAGGCGGATACGGTGATCCATCTGGATCCGTGGTGGAATCCGGCGGTCGAAGATCAGGCCAGCGATCGGGCGCACCGTATGGGGCAAACCCAGCCAGTCACGGTGTATCGCTTGGTCGCAGAAGATACGATCGAAGAGAAAATTGTTGCGCTGCACGCCGAAAAACGCGAGTTGGCAGACAAGGTGCTCAGTGGCCAGTCACAAGTCGATAAGCTCGATAGCGAGTTGTTGTATCAGCTGTTGACGGAATAG
- the asnC gene encoding transcriptional regulator AsnC produces the protein MHENYRIDNLDKSILSALMENARTPYAELGKRFAVSAGTIHVRVEKMKQAGIIEGTRVQVSAKRLGYDVCCFIGINLKSAKDYPSALDKLRELEEVVEAYYTTGNYSIFIKVMTRSIDELQHVLVNKIQNIDEIQSTETLISLQNPILRDVRP, from the coding sequence ATGCACGAGAATTATCGGATCGATAATCTGGATAAATCGATTTTGAGCGCGCTGATGGAAAATGCGCGTACTCCTTACGCCGAATTGGGCAAACGCTTTGCCGTCAGCGCCGGGACGATCCACGTGCGCGTCGAGAAGATGAAACAAGCCGGCATTATCGAAGGCACCCGCGTGCAGGTCAGCGCCAAGCGCCTCGGTTATGACGTGTGCTGCTTTATCGGCATCAATTTGAAGAGCGCCAAAGATTACCCCTCCGCGCTGGATAAACTGCGCGAGCTGGAAGAAGTGGTGGAGGCCTACTACACCACCGGTAATTACAGCATCTTCATCAAAGTGATGACCCGCTCGATTGATGAGTTGCAGCATGTGCTGGTGAACAAAATTCAGAATATCGATGAGATCCAGTCCACCGAAACCCTGATTTCCCTGCAAAACCCGATCTTGCGTGACGTTCGCCCGTAA
- the asnA gene encoding aspartate--ammonia ligase has protein sequence MNKSFIQRQQQISFVKDFFSRQLAHQLGLVEVQGPILSQVGDGIQDNLSGSEQAVQVKVKTLPQAQFEVVHSLAKWKRHTLGRYGFAVGEGLYTHMKALRPDEDRLSAIHSVYVDQWDWERVMADGERTPAYLQQTVRKIYQAICLTEKAVCAEYGLTPFLPADIHFMHSEQLLQRYPTLSAKERERAIAKELGAVFLMGIGGTLSDGQAHDCRAPDYDDWSSAGVDGLAGLNGDILVWNPVLDDVLELSSMGIRVDADALRRQVALTGDEDRLQQAWHQSLLAGHMPQTIGGGIGQSRLTMLLLQRPHIGQVQCGVWAPELHQQIEGLL, from the coding sequence ATGAACAAGTCATTTATCCAACGTCAGCAGCAAATCAGTTTTGTGAAAGATTTCTTCTCCCGCCAGTTGGCCCATCAGTTAGGTCTGGTGGAAGTGCAGGGCCCGATTTTAAGTCAGGTGGGCGACGGTATTCAGGATAACCTGTCCGGTAGCGAGCAAGCGGTGCAGGTGAAGGTTAAAACTTTGCCACAGGCGCAGTTTGAAGTGGTGCACTCGCTGGCCAAGTGGAAGCGTCACACGCTGGGCCGTTACGGTTTTGCCGTTGGTGAAGGGCTGTATACCCACATGAAAGCGCTGCGTCCGGACGAAGATCGTCTGTCGGCTATCCACTCGGTGTATGTGGATCAGTGGGATTGGGAGCGCGTGATGGCCGACGGTGAGCGCACTCCAGCCTATCTGCAGCAGACGGTTCGCAAGATTTATCAGGCCATCTGCCTGACCGAAAAAGCGGTGTGCGCCGAGTATGGTCTGACGCCGTTCCTGCCTGCGGACATTCATTTCATGCACAGCGAGCAATTGCTGCAGCGCTACCCAACTTTGAGCGCCAAAGAGCGTGAGCGTGCGATTGCTAAAGAGCTGGGTGCCGTGTTCCTGATGGGCATTGGCGGCACCTTGTCTGACGGTCAGGCCCATGATTGCCGCGCCCCAGATTACGATGATTGGAGCTCGGCGGGTGTGGATGGCTTGGCCGGTTTGAACGGTGACATTCTGGTGTGGAACCCGGTGCTGGATGATGTGCTGGAGCTGTCATCGATGGGTATTCGTGTCGATGCTGATGCTCTGCGTCGTCAGGTGGCGCTGACCGGGGATGAGGATCGCTTGCAACAAGCGTGGCACCAGAGTCTGCTGGCTGGTCACATGCCACAGACCATTGGTGGCGGGATTGGGCAATCACGTCTGACCATGCTGCTGCTGCAACGTCCGCACATTGGTCAGGTACAGTGCGGCGTGTGGGCGCCAGAGCTGCATCAGCAAATCGAAGGGCTGCTGTAA